The Terriglobia bacterium genome window below encodes:
- a CDS encoding (2Fe-2S)-binding protein, translating to MARINEIHVNGKRHAIDADAQATLLSVLRDHLGLTGTKFGCGEGQCRACTVLLDGKPIHSCLTPVGDAAGRQITTIEGLAENGNLHPVQQAFLDVEAFQCGYCTSGMIVTAVALLRQDPNPSEKTIREFMQGNICRCGTYPRIMEAIRNAASAMKKSRA from the coding sequence ATGGCCAGGATTAACGAAATCCACGTGAACGGGAAGCGCCACGCGATTGACGCTGACGCGCAGGCCACTCTGCTGAGCGTGCTGCGTGACCACCTGGGGCTTACCGGGACCAAGTTTGGCTGCGGAGAAGGCCAGTGCCGCGCCTGTACGGTCCTGCTGGACGGAAAGCCCATCCACTCCTGCCTCACCCCGGTGGGCGACGCCGCCGGAAGACAGATCACCACCATTGAAGGGCTGGCGGAAAATGGCAACCTTCATCCCGTGCAGCAGGCATTTCTTGACGTGGAAGCCTTCCAGTGCGGCTATTGCACTTCCGGCATGATCGTGACGGCCGTGGCGCTTCTCCGCCAGGACCCCAACCCCAGCGAAAAAACCATTCGAGAATTTATGCAGGGCAACATCTGCCGTTGCGGAACCTATCCGCGGATTATGGAGGCCATCCGCAATGCCGCATCGGCCATGAAGAAGTCTCGCGCATGA
- a CDS encoding superoxide dismutase, with the protein MPFTLPALPYASDALEPYIDKTTMEIHHDKHHGGYVNNLNKAIESVSDLSGKTIEELLANNCALAPENIRTAVRNNGGGHANHSMFWTIMGPKKGGQPSGALAEAIKSAFGGFDQFKEKFGAAATTRFGSGWAWLVKNSAGKLDIYSTANQDSPLMEGKFPVMGLDVWEHAYYLKYQNRRPEYIQNWWNVVDWAAVEKRFTSGR; encoded by the coding sequence ATGCCTTTCACTCTTCCTGCTCTTCCATATGCAAGCGATGCATTGGAACCTTACATCGACAAAACGACAATGGAAATTCACCACGACAAACACCACGGGGGGTATGTCAACAACCTGAACAAGGCAATCGAATCCGTGTCCGATCTGTCCGGCAAGACCATCGAAGAACTTCTGGCCAACAACTGTGCGCTGGCGCCGGAGAATATCCGGACCGCCGTCCGCAACAACGGGGGCGGCCATGCCAACCACTCGATGTTCTGGACGATCATGGGGCCCAAGAAGGGCGGCCAGCCGAGTGGCGCGTTGGCGGAAGCCATCAAGAGCGCCTTTGGCGGGTTCGATCAGTTTAAGGAAAAATTCGGCGCCGCTGCCACCACGCGGTTTGGCTCGGGATGGGCATGGCTGGTGAAAAACAGCGCGGGCAAGCTGGACATCTATTCAACGGCCAACCAGGACAGCCCTCTTATGGAGGGAAAATTCCCCGTGATGGGACTCGATGTGTGGGAGCACGCCTACTACCTCAAATACCAGAACCGCCGGCCTGAGTATATTCAAAACTGGTGGAACGTGGTGGACTGGGCAGCCGTTGAAAAACGGTTCACCAGCGGAAGGTAA